CCAAAACCCGCTTTCAAAAATTCTTCAGCTTTAGCATTATCGTATTTGAAATTTTCATAGGCATTAATTTCAGAACGAATATTTTCATTCCAATAATAACCTGCACGCTTGGTATCATACAATTGACCTCTTGACATTGGCCCACTACTTTTTGGTTTTTCAATACCAAAACTCGTGTAAAGATCGATAAATGAAGGGTAAATTGTTTTTCCTTCCAAATTGACCACAATGGTATTTTTTGGAATTGCAATTGTTGTTCCAACGCTTATCACTTTGCCATTTTGAATGAGTAAAGTTCCTTTTTTAATAATTTGATTAGGAGTTACATAAATGGTAGCATTAGTAAATGCAGTGAAATTTTGATTCCTGTTTTGTACCGTTTCATTATTTGGGAAATAATCTTGTGCGTGTACTTTTGGAATTAAAACTAACAAAAAGAGTAGTAATAGATTTTTTTTCATAATTCAGATTTTAATAATTGTTAAATATATATAATTTTTTAGTTAGCTGATTTATATTTAAGAATTTAACATTTGTTTGAATTCCAATCACCTAATTATAATTTTAAATTATCAGTAAATTTTAATATATAAGTTTATTTTTATTGTCTTGGTGTGGAAATTTTGTATAATTTTAGAAAAAAAGATGCCCCCATATGTTGACAAAAGTTTTTGGCAGTGCTGTTTTTGGTGTTGAAGCAACAACAATTACGGTAGAAGTAAATATTGATAAAGGTATTGGTTATCATTTGGTTGGATTACCTGATAATGCCATCAAGGAAAGTAGTTATAGAATTGCTGCAGCCTTAAAAAATAATGGTTATACACTTCCAGGCAAGAAAATCACTATCAATATGGCGCCCGCCGATTTGCGTAAAGAAGGTTCAGCTTACGATCTGACTTTGGCTATAGGAATATTAATTGCCTCGTCTCAGATTAAAGGAGACGAAATTGAACGTTACATTATAATGGGGGAACTTTCCTTAGACGGAAGTTTACAACCTATTCGTGGTGCTTTGCCTATAGCGATTAAAGCTAAAGAAGAAGGGTTTAAAGGGTTCTTTTTACCAAAACAAAATGTAAATGAAGCTGCCATTGTTTCCGATTTAGAGGTTTACGGTGTAACAAATATTCAAGAAGTTATTGATTTTTTTGAAGGAAAGGGAACTGTCGAACCTACTATTATTGACACCAGATCCGAATTTTATCAAACTTTAGATTTTCCCGAATATGACTTTTCAGATGTTAAAGGGCAAGAGGGCATTAAACGCTGCATGGAAATTGCTGCTGCCGGCGGTCATAATATTATTTTGATTGGGCCTCCAGGTGCTGGAAAGACCATGTTAGCCAAACGATTACTTAGTATTTTACCACCCATGACCTTGCGAGAAGCCTTGGAAACAACCAAAATTCATAGTGTTGCAGGCAAACTGAAAGAAGTTGGTTTGATGCACCAAAGACCTTTTCGTAGTCCGCATCATACTATTTCAAATGTCGCATTAGTAGGCGGGGGGAGTTATCCGCAACCGGGTGAAATTTCAATGGCGCATAATGGGGTGCTTTTTTTGGACGAATTACCAGAATTTAAACGAGATGTTTTAGAGGTTATGCGTCAACCATTAGAAGATAGGGAAGTGACCATTTCTAGAGCCAAATTCACGGTGACCTATCCATCTTCATTCATGTTGGTGGCGAGTATGAATCCAAGTCCGAGTGGTTTTTTTAATGATCCAGATGCGCCTCAAGCTAATTCTCCTCATGAAATGCAACGTTATATGAATAAAATTTCTGGACCTTTGTTGGATCGGATTGATATTCATATCGAGGTAACAGCTGTTCCGTTCGATAAATTATCCGATGATAGAAAAGCAGAGAGTAGTGTTGAAATTCGAAAGCGAGTAACCAAAGCTCGTGAGATTCAATCCGTTCGTTTTGGATCGATGCCATTGATCCATTATAATGCACAAATGAATACCAATCATATTCGGGAGTATTGTGCGCTAGAAGATACTTCTAAATCATTATTAAAAAATGCTATGGAACGTTTGAATCTTTCCGCTCGTGCTTATGATCGAATTTTAAAAGTTGCTAGAACTATTGCTGATTTAGAAGCATCAGAAAATGTAAATTCTCATCATATAGCCGAAGCCATACAATACCGAAGTTTGGATAGAGAAGGTTGGTTAGGTTAGTTTTCTTCGGAATCGATTACGATCGCATCATTATTTTCAAACCCTATAATTGAATCGTAAATGGCGTATTGCATCGACATACTGAAAGGAATGGTAAAGAGAACCCCAATACAGAAACCAATCAGCCCAACTAGCGAACCTAGAAACGCTACAAATAAAAGTAGAAATAAGGTTAGAAACTTTGTACTGGTTAATTGGATACTTGCCTGTATTGCTTTGATAGCTTTTTGTTTGCCAAATATAATAAGCGGAGTACTTAATACCGTCAATATTCCAATACCAAAAGAAATAATACCGCCAACTACCGGAATTTTAAAATGGGTTAATGCAGTATCAATTCCAGTACTAATACATGTGATGATAAAAGTGGCTACAAATAATTCTTTAAAATAAGACCATTGATAGAATGAAAAGAAATGGCGCATTTTAAATTCAACATCTTTTTGGGCGGCATTTGCCATTCTTAAAAAACCCGCACTAATTGGGCTAAATACACTATTAATAGCTAATACAAAAATGAATTGATAACCAAGATATTCTTGCTTTAGCATTTTTGATTCCAATTGTTTGATTGTATTTTCATTTAAATGTTCCACTCCAACAAAACTAATGAGTCCAAAAGCAGCAAGCACCATGAATATAAATCCAAAAATAAGTATAGCAAGTCCTGCATACAAAGCTATTTTTTTATAATTTTCGTAGGCTTTATTGAATACGTTTTCAAATTGTAGTTCGTATCCATTTGTTAGTAAGTGGGCTATTTTTGTATTGATTGGTTCCATAGTAGGGCTAATAATTTGGTAATTACAATATATTTATTCGGTTATAACCAATTTAAAATCTTCTTAACGATAGTTAGTTTTCCTTTATAAGGTGCATAACGCAATGGCAAATCGATCCAGGTTGCTTTCTTAACAACTGCTTTATGATGCGAAAATATATCAAAACTCAATTGGCCATGATAGGCTCCAATTCCGCTATGTCCAACACCTCCAAAAGGCAGTTTATTATTTGAAAAATGCACCATGGTATCATTGATACAACCCCCTCCAAAAGAATGTTTTGAGATTATTGTATCACAAAAATTATTTCTTTCACTGAAAACATACAAAGCCAGTGGCTTTTCATATTTAGCAATGATGGTATCTATTTCCGATTCGTTATTGTAAGTTACAATTGGTA
This sequence is a window from Flavobacterium ammoniigenes. Protein-coding genes within it:
- a CDS encoding YifB family Mg chelatase-like AAA ATPase, encoding MLTKVFGSAVFGVEATTITVEVNIDKGIGYHLVGLPDNAIKESSYRIAAALKNNGYTLPGKKITINMAPADLRKEGSAYDLTLAIGILIASSQIKGDEIERYIIMGELSLDGSLQPIRGALPIAIKAKEEGFKGFFLPKQNVNEAAIVSDLEVYGVTNIQEVIDFFEGKGTVEPTIIDTRSEFYQTLDFPEYDFSDVKGQEGIKRCMEIAAAGGHNIILIGPPGAGKTMLAKRLLSILPPMTLREALETTKIHSVAGKLKEVGLMHQRPFRSPHHTISNVALVGGGSYPQPGEISMAHNGVLFLDELPEFKRDVLEVMRQPLEDREVTISRAKFTVTYPSSFMLVASMNPSPSGFFNDPDAPQANSPHEMQRYMNKISGPLLDRIDIHIEVTAVPFDKLSDDRKAESSVEIRKRVTKAREIQSVRFGSMPLIHYNAQMNTNHIREYCALEDTSKSLLKNAMERLNLSARAYDRILKVARTIADLEASENVNSHHIAEAIQYRSLDREGWLG